The DNA window CGTTCTGGCCGTCACATTGGCCGCAACGCTATTCATTCTCATGCCATTGCAGTTCTCGGCGCTGGCCCAGTCACAGTCACAGGACATCAGCATCTTCAACCGCATCGCCAACGGCTTCAACGGCCTCGCCCTCTTCGCCCTATTGATCGGCGGCTCGCTCGCACTCGTGCTGGCGCGCCGCTCACACTGGCTGAGCCGATCGGCATGGGCAGTCGCAGTTATCGCGTTCGTGTTCATTGACCTCGCCTCACTCGGCGCGTACCTGGACACCGGCGAGAAAGATCCAACCGCCAACTTCAGCCACCCCGAGGCGTTCGCGTTCCTGCGCGCCGACACGTCGTTGCACCGCATCGAGACACCGGAAGAGTCGTGGTTCCAGTTTCAGCCGAATCTCGGCCTGATCGCGCATCTCGACGACGCGGCCGGCATCTACAACCCGCTCCTGCTCCAGCGCTACGCCCGCTACTGGGGCATCGCCAGCGCGCGCGACAACGTGTTGTACGACCTGCTGAACACGAAGTACCTGATTGCCAGGAAGGACGCGAAGGTCGCCGCGAAGTTCACGCCGGTGTTCGACGGCGCGCCACTGGTGAACGTCTATCTGAACCCGAAAGCCCTGCCGCGTGCATTCATGGTGTACAATGCGGTCGCCGCGCCCGGCGGCGACGAGGCGTTTGCGGCGATCACGCGGCCCGGGTTCGACCCGACGCAGACAATCGTCATCGAGGGTGCGGCATCGCTGCCCGTGCCGGCGCCGCGGTCGAACCCGCAGGCGCAGATCGCGCTGAAGGCACGCGGCGCCAACTACGAAGAATACACCGTCACGAACGATGTCGACGGCTGGTTCTTCACCGGCGATGTCTATTACAGCGGCTGGCGCGCCACGGTGGACGGCCAGGACGCGCCGCTCCTGCACGCCGACTACCTGTTCCGCGCGGTCTATCTGCCGGCCGGCACACACACCGTGCGCATGGTCTTCGACCCGCTGACGTTCAAGCTCGGCGCGGCGCTGACGGCGTTGGCGGTGGCGGCGCTCGCGGGGGCGTGGTGGCGAATTCGGTAGGGGCGAAGCATTTGCGCGAAAGCACGTTGCATGTTGCGATTCCTCGCCGCGCAAATGCTTCGCCCCTACGACACAATGATTATGCATCATCGTCGTTCCATCCGTCTACGCGGTTACGATTACACGCAGCCAGGCGCGTATTTCATGACGATCGTCACACGTGGGCGCGAGCACCTGTTTGGGGCGATTGTGGACGGCGAGATGCGTCTCAATGAAGCGGGGCAACTGGTCGCAGACTGCTGGTCCAGGATTCCACGCCATTTTCCGTTCGCGGCCGTCGATTCGTTCATCGTCATGCCCAACCACCTGCACGGCATAATCATTATCAACGGTGACGGTAGGGGCGAAGCATCGACGGAACGCTCCTGGACGATCTCGGGTGCTTCCGTCGATGCTTCGCCCCTACAGCCACGGCCGCACGGCACTGCGCCGGGATCGCTGGCGGCGATCGTGCAGAATGTCAAATCGGTTTCCACGCGTCGCATCAATGCCACGCGGCAAGCGGATGGCAGCCCAATCTGGCAACGCAACTATTATGAGCACATCATCCGGAGCAACACTTCGCTAAACCGCATCCGCGAGTACATCGTGGACAATCCGGCCCGGTGGGATACCGACAGCGAGAATCCAGTGGTTAGGTAGAGGCGAAGCATTGGCATCAAAGGCTGGCGCCATAACTTCGTACCCGCGCGCCAATGCTTCGCCCTTACACCGCCCGCCAGGAGGAGCGCTATGGATATTTTCAGGCAACTCCAGGTATTGTCGGAACAGATCGGCTCATTCGCTGGGCCAATTGAGCCCTTAATTGCGCTGATCGCCATCGTCGCTGGAGGCGTTACCTGCTTCGCAGGCGTTCGCTTTGCGAAGGCGGTACTCGCGATGATGGGCTTCATCGCCGGCGCCGCATTGGCAACGGTGATCGGCCTACTGGTCACGCGCGGCAATACCGACGCCTTGCTGATCCCGATTATCGTCGGCGGATTGGTCGGCATGGCGGTGTCCCTCGGCATCTACTTCGCCGGTCTCATCCTCTCCGGCGTGCTCGTCGGCACTTTCGCCGCCGTCTGGCTGGGGGCGCTCGCGAACGCCGGGCCGAACCTGCTGGTGGTCATCGCATTGGCCCTGCTGGGCGGATGGGTATTTGTCGCCGCTGAAAAGACCGCTCTGACATTGGCCACTGCGCTTGGCGGCGCGTGGGCGCTCGTCTCCGGTGTTTCCATGCTGGCTGGCGGTGGCGGTCTGAACGTGATAGCCTACTTGCGCGATTCACCCGCCGCCGGATTCGGCGCCACCATGCTATTTGCCGGGTGGCTGGCGGTCAGCGTCGTGGGCGCAATCGTTCAATTTGGGAAGGTCCCGGGGCTTGCATTGAAGATTCCCGGCGAACAGTTGCGCCGATTGCTCATGGCCGGCGGCGCTGTCGTGACGTGTGGAGCATTGTTCGCCATCGCTTTCAGCGCGTGGGCGCTTCCGCCACCGGCGATTCCCGCACCCACCAAGGCGAGCGTGCTGGCCGGGACGCCGCGGGCCACATCAGCCAGCGGCACGCCCGATGCATCAGCCACAGCGCTGTCCGCGACTGCCACGGCGATGACCACGCCGCCGCCGGATCAGTCCGCGACCGCTACGTCCACTGCGCCCACCGCCACGCGCACGCCCGTTCCCAGCCCAACGCGCGATCCGGCGAGCTACACCTTCCGCGCCGACGGCCTGCCCGTAGTCGACCGCAGTCGCAGGTGCATCGGCGGATACTACATCTACGGCATCGTCCGCGACAGGCTCGGACAGCCGATGAGCGGCGCGCGAATCAAGTACGGCACGGCGACGGTTTTCCCGCCGGTTGCCGTCACCGAGGCGAAAGGCTACGAACTGACGGTCGGCTCAACCGACGGCGAGTGGTACGTGCGCATTGTGGACGACAAGGATGTAGAGATCAGTCCCGTCGTCGTCGTGCGCACGGCGGGACTCGATAATGGAGACTGCTGGGTTCGGCTTGATTGGAAGAAGAACTGAGGCGGGGCATTGGTGCTTTGGTGCGTGGCAATCGCAATGACTTGCCGCACAAATGCTTCGTCCCTACAGCGTAATGATTATGTATCACCGGCGTTCTATTCGTTTGCCCGGTGACGACTACGCGCGGCCCGGCGCCTATTTTGTGACCATCGTAACGCGCAGGCGCGAGCACCTGTTGGGCGCCATTGTGGGCGGCGAAATGCAGCTCAACCAAACGGGGCAATTGATCGTCGATGTGTGGCACGGAATGCCCGCTCATTTCCGGTTCGCAACTGCCGATGCGTTCGTCGTCATGCCCAATCACCTTCATGGTATTATCGTCATCGGCGGCACAAGCAGGGGCGAAGCATTGGCGGAAGCAGCCGGGGTATTCCAAGATGGTTCCGCCAATGCTTCGCCCCTACCCCCGCGCGATGGGAATCCGACCGCGAAAACCAATAGCCCGTGTAAACGCAAACATCCGGCACACTGTCGCGTGCCGGATGCCGATTTGCACCGTATGAGGAACTGCGCCGTCTACGGGGCGATGCCTTTCTCTTTCAGCAGCGCCAGCACACCGTCGCGTGCCACGCTCGACTGCTCGCCGCCGCCCATCGGCTTCACAGCGACCTTGCTCTCGGCCAGTTCCTGCTCGCCGATGATCAGCGCGTACTGCACACCCTCACGCTCGGCCTGCCGCATCTGCGCCTTGAACGAGCGGTCGTCGAACGTCATCACGGCGCGCACGTCGGCGGCGCGCAGTTCCTGCACGAGCCGCACCGCTTCATCCTTGGCCGCTTCACCCATATAGGCGACGAGCACCTGCGCGGTCGGCAGAGGCGGCGGCGTGATCCCCTCCTCCTTCATCGCCAGCCAGACGCGATCGAGTCCGGCCGCGAAACCGACTGACGGCGTCGGCTTGCCGCCCAGCGTCTCGATCAGATAGTCGTAGCGTCCGCCGCCGCAGACCGCCGCCTGCGAGCCGCCGAGCGAGGTCGCCCAGACCTCGAAGACCGTGTGCGTGTAATAGTCCAGCCCGCGCACCAGCCGGTGGTTGATCGTGTAGGGACGGCCGGCGTTTTCCAGGTAGCGTCGCAGGCTCGCGAAGTGCTTGGCGCACGCATCGCACAGGTAGTCCACGGTCTTCGGTGCGCCCGCAATGACCGGCTGACACTTCTCCACTTTGCAGTCGAGCACCCGCAGCGGGTTCACCTCTATGCGTTTGCGGTCGTCTTCGCAGACTTCGTCGATGTGCGCGCGGTAGTATTCCTGCAGCGCCTTGACATAGTTCGGCCGGCAGTTGCGGTCACCGATCGAGTTAACCTGGAACGACAGGCCCTTGAGGCCGAGCGTCTCGTAGAAGTCCCACGCCACCGACATGACCTCGAAATCGGCGGCCGGGTCGTTCGAGCCGACCGCCTCGACGTTGTACTGCCAGAACTGGCGGTAGCGGCCCGCCTGCGGGCGGTCGTAACGGAAGATCGGCCCGAGCGAATACAGCTTCACCGGCTGGGGCCGCGTGTGCATGCCGTGTTCGATATACGCGCGCACAACGCCCGCCGTGAACTCCGGCCGCAGCGCGAGCAGATCCTCGCCGCGGTCCTTGAAGACGTACATCTCTTTGTCGTGGATGTCGGTGCCTTCGCTGATACCCTTGAGAAAGAGCATCGCGTCCTCAAAGATCGGCGTGTCAAGTTGGCCGTAGCCGTATTTGTCCGAAATGTGGTGCATGGTGGCGATGATGCGACGCCAGTAGGCCTGGTCGTCGGGCAATATGTCGTAGGTGCCGCGCGGTGAGTTGTATTGGGGCATAGGAAACACTCCTTAACGGGTACGCAGTGCGGCCTGTATTATATCAGACTGCAATTGCGCCCGCCCTACCGCGTATGGTATGCTATGCGCCGAAACGGGTATCCGAGACGCTTTTGAAAGGACACGCCAATGAGCGACAAGCGCATTATCCTGAACAACGCGACGGTGCTGGACGTGAACGCCGGCACGCTGCTGCCCAACCACCGCGTAGTGGTTAGCGACGGTAAGATCGAGCGAGTCGAACCGACCGCAAACGCGGCCGCCGCCGCGCCCGGAGACGAAACGATCGACTGCCAGGGCATGACGGTCATGCCCGGCTTGTGCGACGCGCACGTACACGTCACATCGTGGACCGCGAATCTCTCCGAGCAGGGGCGCGGCTCGCCGAGCTACACCACCGCGCGCACGGCGCACATCCTGAACGGCATGCTGATGCGCGGCTTCACGACCGTGCGCGACGAAGCGGGCGCGGACTACGGCATCGCGCGCGCCGTCGCCGACGGCTTCATCGACGGGCCGCGCGTGCTGATCTGCGGGCGCGCGCTCTCGCAGACCGGCGGGCACGGCGACAGCCGCGGGCGCGGCGAGATGGTGCTGGATACGATCAGCGACAGCGTCGGCTTCAGCCAGATCGTCGATGGCGTGGACGACGTGCGGCGCGCCTGCCGTCACGAAATCCGCAAGGGCGCCAACCACATTAAACTGATGCTCTCCGGCGGCGTCGCTTCCCCCACCGACCGGCTGACCAATTCGCAGTTCTCGCTCGAGGAGATCCGCGCAGCGGTCGAGGAGGCCGAAATGTCCGGCCTGTACGTCACCGGCCACTCGTACACCGTCGCCGCGGTCAATCGCGCCATCGAGTGCGGCGTGCGCTCGCTGGAACACTGCAACCTGATCGACGAGAGCAGCGTCGAGTTGTTCGTCAAGCACGGCGCGTTCATGGTGCCGACGCTCGTCACCTACGAGTCGCTGGCGCGCGACGGCGTGAAGGCGGGGCTACCGAAGGAGTTGGAGGCGAAGATCTACGAGGTACTGGACAAAGGGCTGCACGCGCTCGATATTGCCTACCATGCCGGCGTCAAGATCGCCTACGGCACCGACCTGCTCGGCGCGATGCACAAAGACCAACTGCAGGAGTTCTCAATCCGCAACGAAGTCCAGCCCGCCATCGAGATCATTCGCGGCGCGACGACCGTCGCCGCCGACCTGTTCAACGAGGTGGGGCAGACCGGCGTGCTGGCGGCTGGCGCGCGCGCCGACCTGCTCGTGGTGGATGGCGACCCGCTGGCCGACCTGCGCAAGCTGCAGGACCCGGAGCGCTACCTGAAAGCAATTATGAAGGACGGCAAGTTATACAAGAACCAACTGGCGTAGGTTAGCCGACAAAGCAAAAGCAGCCGGCGCCACATGACGCCGGCTGCTTTTCACTTCAGGGTTCTGATTATGTTCGGTGAAACCAATCTGGCCGCCCTCTTGCGCCCACGTAGTCGCGCCTTCACGAATCGCCATACGTGTTCGGCGTCGTCGCGCGCGACGCGTACGAGCGACTGCCGTTCATGCCACTCGGCATGTTCTGCGAGGACGAAGGCATCACCGTCATCGCCACGCAGGCGCAGGCCGATACAGCCGGGTTGGCCTACGCGGGCCAGTGGGCGTGCATCACGCTCACCATTCATTCGTCGCTGACCGCCGTCGGCTTCATCGCCGCCATCAGCGCACCGCTCGCCGCTGCCGGTCTGAGCATCAACCCGGTGTCGGCGTACTACCACGACCACCTGTTTGTGCCGTGGGAAGTACGCAAACGGGCCGTGCAAGTGCTCCACGAAATTGCGGCGCAACCATACAGGCGATGATCACTCCTCGTCGGCGGTCCACTCCAAGTGAGGACCGTCTAATCGTATCGACATCGAGTTCAGCACGTTGCGCCCGAGGATGCCCCAGCTCTGATCTATCGAAAGAAATAGCCCGCGGAATGATTTTAGGCCCAAGTGCATCTCAAGGCGCGCAGCATTCACAAGCGCCGAGCCGCCGCCATAGCCGATTAACTCATACTGCCCCTCGGCTTGTTGATCGATACCCAACTGTTTCAATGCATCAATCGGAACGAGTGTTACGTCGGCGCCGGTGTCCATCAGCATAAGTACGTCCGAGACCGTGATGTCGAGATGCGGATGGCGCAGTTCAACACGGGCTACAGGCGCTGCCGGACTGAAGAGCTCGCCGTTATAAGCCGCCATTGGGCCGCTCCTGCACTTCCATTCGAAAGTCGGCAATCTGTTCAGGGTGCGCAAGATGCGGCGACGTCACGCGCGCCATCGGCCGTTCCGGCCCACTTGGAATGACGATATACACGCGCGCATGTTCCGGAAGCAAAACGCCCTGCGGCACTTTGATTTGGCCGTTCTCCACAACGCCTTCAATCGTTACGACATTCATCATGCACCTCCAATCGAGTCAGCCGCGTACTCAGCGTGCGGGCCTATCGCCGCCGTCCGCCTCGAACGCCTCCATGTAGGCGCGCAGGAGTGCATTGATTTGTGTCTGGTAGCCACGTCCGCGCGCACGGAACCAGGCAACGACGTCGCCATCGACGCGCACAGTCAATTGCACCTTGCGCGGTCGAGGCGTGAGTCCCCGGTGCACGATGGCGCGGGCGAACATGTCAGGTGTCACTTCCGGCACATCCGACAGATCGATGTCGCCGTCCTTCATGGCGCGAACGCGCTTCCAGTCAGTGGCCGATTTCTTTGAAGAACGCTTTGACTTCATTCCGTGTAGCCTTTCGCATGGAGATGATGCGAATGTATTCTGTTTCCTCCGTGTGTGCGACAACAATCACGATCCCGTTGACCATACCGAATGTAATGAATCGCAGCTCGCCGTAGTCTTTGCGTGCGTCGGGCATTGTCAGCGTAACACCGTCGAATACACGCGGCGCATCGGCGAAGTCGAACCCATGCTTCCGAATGTTGGATTGTCGTTTCCGTTCGTCCCATTCGAAATGCATATACAAATTGTAGTTACATTGCTGAGTTTGTCAAACGTGCCTTTAGCGTCAGCGTCGCGACCAAGGCGCCGCGCCCTTACGCCTCGTACACCCACCGCCCGCCGACCATCGTGCGTTCGATCGGCACGTTGATCAACTGGAATGGATCGATCACGGTCGGGTCCTGGCCCAGCACGACGAGGTCGGCCAGTTTGCCCGCCTCGATGCTGCCCTTCAGATGTTCCTCATACGATGCATACGCGCCGTGCAGGGTCGCGACGCGGATAGCCTCTTCGACCGTGATGCGCTGGCTCGGCCCCCACAGCGTGCCGCGAAAGTCGGTGCGCGTCACCTGCGACTGGAACGCCATCATCGGCTCGAACGGCCCCGGCGGGTAGTCCGACGTCTGCGTAACCATCACGCCGGCATCGAGGAACGACTTGACGGCGAACATCTGCTCCAGCCGTTCCGCGCCGTATTCGTGCATCTTGTC is part of the Chloroflexota bacterium genome and encodes:
- a CDS encoding transposase, producing the protein MIMHHRRSIRLRGYDYTQPGAYFMTIVTRGREHLFGAIVDGEMRLNEAGQLVADCWSRIPRHFPFAAVDSFIVMPNHLHGIIIINGDGRGEASTERSWTISGASVDASPLQPRPHGTAPGSLAAIVQNVKSVSTRRINATRQADGSPIWQRNYYEHIIRSNTSLNRIREYIVDNPARWDTDSENPVVR
- a CDS encoding TMEM198/TM7SF3 family protein, which codes for MDIFRQLQVLSEQIGSFAGPIEPLIALIAIVAGGVTCFAGVRFAKAVLAMMGFIAGAALATVIGLLVTRGNTDALLIPIIVGGLVGMAVSLGIYFAGLILSGVLVGTFAAVWLGALANAGPNLLVVIALALLGGWVFVAAEKTALTLATALGGAWALVSGVSMLAGGGGLNVIAYLRDSPAAGFGATMLFAGWLAVSVVGAIVQFGKVPGLALKIPGEQLRRLLMAGGAVVTCGALFAIAFSAWALPPPAIPAPTKASVLAGTPRATSASGTPDASATALSATATAMTTPPPDQSATATSTAPTATRTPVPSPTRDPASYTFRADGLPVVDRSRRCIGGYYIYGIVRDRLGQPMSGARIKYGTATVFPPVAVTEAKGYELTVGSTDGEWYVRIVDDKDVEISPVVVVRTAGLDNGDCWVRLDWKKN
- a CDS encoding histidine--tRNA ligase → MPQYNSPRGTYDILPDDQAYWRRIIATMHHISDKYGYGQLDTPIFEDAMLFLKGISEGTDIHDKEMYVFKDRGEDLLALRPEFTAGVVRAYIEHGMHTRPQPVKLYSLGPIFRYDRPQAGRYRQFWQYNVEAVGSNDPAADFEVMSVAWDFYETLGLKGLSFQVNSIGDRNCRPNYVKALQEYYRAHIDEVCEDDRKRIEVNPLRVLDCKVEKCQPVIAGAPKTVDYLCDACAKHFASLRRYLENAGRPYTINHRLVRGLDYYTHTVFEVWATSLGGSQAAVCGGGRYDYLIETLGGKPTPSVGFAAGLDRVWLAMKEEGITPPPLPTAQVLVAYMGEAAKDEAVRLVQELRAADVRAVMTFDDRSFKAQMRQAEREGVQYALIIGEQELAESKVAVKPMGGGEQSSVARDGVLALLKEKGIAP
- a CDS encoding amidohydrolase family protein; translation: MSDKRIILNNATVLDVNAGTLLPNHRVVVSDGKIERVEPTANAAAAAPGDETIDCQGMTVMPGLCDAHVHVTSWTANLSEQGRGSPSYTTARTAHILNGMLMRGFTTVRDEAGADYGIARAVADGFIDGPRVLICGRALSQTGGHGDSRGRGEMVLDTISDSVGFSQIVDGVDDVRRACRHEIRKGANHIKLMLSGGVASPTDRLTNSQFSLEEIRAAVEEAEMSGLYVTGHSYTVAAVNRAIECGVRSLEHCNLIDESSVELFVKHGAFMVPTLVTYESLARDGVKAGLPKELEAKIYEVLDKGLHALDIAYHAGVKIAYGTDLLGAMHKDQLQEFSIRNEVQPAIEIIRGATTVAADLFNEVGQTGVLAAGARADLLVVDGDPLADLRKLQDPERYLKAIMKDGKLYKNQLA
- a CDS encoding ACT domain-containing protein encodes the protein MFGVVARDAYERLPFMPLGMFCEDEGITVIATQAQADTAGLAYAGQWACITLTIHSSLTAVGFIAAISAPLAAAGLSINPVSAYYHDHLFVPWEVRKRAVQVLHEIAAQPYRR
- a CDS encoding BrnA antitoxin family protein, whose translation is MKSKRSSKKSATDWKRVRAMKDGDIDLSDVPEVTPDMFARAIVHRGLTPRPRKVQLTVRVDGDVVAWFRARGRGYQTQINALLRAYMEAFEADGGDRPAR
- a CDS encoding BrnT family toxin, which encodes MHFEWDERKRQSNIRKHGFDFADAPRVFDGVTLTMPDARKDYGELRFITFGMVNGIVIVVAHTEETEYIRIISMRKATRNEVKAFFKEIGH